The Gimibacter soli genome includes a region encoding these proteins:
- a CDS encoding shikimate kinase, whose translation MTKRPARKAARGKAGAMPPIDRSIVLVGLMGAGKTTVGRRLARKLGLSFVDSDHEIEEAAGMSIAEIFETYGEAEFRAVERRVIARLMDGKPKILATGGGAFINGETRALIQETAISVWLDADVNVLVERTGRRNTRPLLKGGDPREILARLAAERSPIYAEAQLRVVSGDGPHDDVVTRVIEALTNRAAPKETARA comes from the coding sequence ATGACCAAGAGACCCGCCCGCAAGGCAGCCCGTGGCAAAGCCGGGGCAATGCCGCCCATAGACCGGTCGATCGTCCTTGTCGGCCTCATGGGGGCCGGGAAGACGACCGTGGGCCGCCGCTTGGCGCGGAAACTGGGGCTTTCCTTCGTCGATTCCGATCACGAGATCGAAGAAGCGGCAGGCATGTCGATCGCCGAGATTTTCGAAACCTACGGCGAGGCCGAATTCCGCGCCGTGGAGCGCCGGGTGATCGCCCGCCTGATGGACGGCAAGCCGAAGATCCTCGCCACCGGCGGCGGCGCCTTCATCAACGGCGAAACCCGTGCCCTTATCCAGGAAACCGCCATATCCGTGTGGCTGGATGCGGATGTGAATGTACTGGTCGAGCGAACCGGCCGCCGCAACACGCGACCGCTTCTGAAAGGCGGGGATCCGCGTGAAATTCTGGCCCGGCTTGCCGCCGAACGCTCCCCCATCTATGCCGAAGCCCAGCTCCGCGTGGTATCGGGCGATGGCCCGCACGACGATGTGGTGACCCGCGTGATCGAGGCGCTGACAAACCGCGCCGCGCCGAAGGAGACCGCCCGTGCCTGA
- the aroB gene encoding 3-dehydroquinate synthase: MPESPEASTACETVRVPLGDRAYDIVIAEGLIDRLGAELAPVLKRQKVFIVTDTKVAEAHLGRALAALDHAGITAEVVVLPSGEATKSYGTFTELLDRLLGLGAERKDILVALGGGVIGDITGFAASVLRRGMDFVQVPTTLLAQVDSSVGGKTGINSPFGKNLIGAFHQPRKVIADLTALDTLSARELRAGYAEVVKYGLIDDLPFFEWLEDAGPAILAGNRTAQARAVAHSCAAKARIVGEDERETGDRRALLNLGHTFGHALEAECGYDGTLLHGEAVAIGMGMALDASVRLGLAPEADKVRYLAHLAKVGMKARAADIGRSFDVDKLIGHMAQDKKVDAGKLTFILGPIGGARIVQNPDLAAIRASLEDSLA, encoded by the coding sequence GTGCCTGAAAGCCCCGAAGCATCCACAGCGTGTGAAACCGTCCGCGTGCCGCTTGGCGACCGCGCCTACGATATCGTCATCGCTGAAGGCCTTATTGACCGGCTGGGCGCCGAGCTCGCCCCCGTCCTGAAGCGCCAGAAGGTTTTCATCGTGACCGACACAAAGGTCGCCGAAGCCCATCTTGGCCGCGCGCTTGCAGCCCTTGACCATGCGGGTATCACGGCCGAGGTCGTGGTGCTGCCCTCGGGCGAGGCCACCAAATCCTATGGCACTTTCACCGAACTCCTCGACCGGCTTCTGGGCCTTGGCGCCGAGCGCAAGGATATCCTTGTGGCGCTGGGCGGTGGCGTGATTGGCGATATCACCGGTTTTGCCGCCTCGGTCCTCAGGCGCGGCATGGATTTCGTGCAGGTGCCGACCACGCTTCTGGCGCAGGTGGACAGTTCGGTTGGCGGAAAAACCGGGATCAACAGCCCCTTCGGCAAGAACCTGATCGGCGCCTTCCACCAGCCGCGCAAGGTGATCGCCGACCTCACGGCGCTTGATACATTGTCCGCGCGCGAGCTGAGGGCCGGATACGCCGAGGTGGTGAAATACGGCCTGATCGATGACCTGCCCTTCTTCGAATGGCTTGAAGACGCCGGCCCCGCGATCCTTGCAGGCAACCGCACCGCACAGGCCCGTGCGGTTGCCCATTCCTGCGCCGCCAAGGCGCGCATCGTGGGCGAGGACGAACGCGAGACCGGCGACCGGCGGGCGCTTCTCAATCTCGGCCATACATTCGGCCACGCGCTCGAAGCCGAATGCGGCTATGACGGTACGCTGTTGCACGGTGAAGCCGTCGCCATCGGCATGGGCATGGCGCTGGATGCGTCGGTGCGGCTGGGCCTTGCGCCGGAGGCCGACAAGGTCCGCTATCTTGCCCATCTCGCGAAGGTCGGCATGAAGGCCCGCGCCGCGGACATCGGCCGCAGCTTTGATGTGGACAAGCTGATCGGCCATATGGCGCAGGACAAGAAGGTTGACGCCGGCAAGCTGACCTTCATCCTTGGCCCCATCGGCGGCGCGCGCATCGTGCAAAACCCCGATCTCGCCGCCATCAGGGCGAGCCTTGAGGATTCCCTTGCCTGA
- a CDS encoding HlyC/CorC family transporter — MTEDISGLSGDIWITAGIIIVLLMLSALFSGSETGLTASSRARIHHLAKEGDPRARRVEKLLENQERLIGGILLGNNLVNISASALTTGLFLQLFGDEGVVYATLVMTALVLIFSEVLPKSYAISNPDTVALAVARVIGIIVALFAPVVALVQRIVRFTLGIFGIDISSSQSILSAHDEIRGTIDLHHQEGGLVKSDRVMLGSILDLDNVAVEDVMVHRRAMQVLDVATSPDELINQVMRSTYTRLPIFEGNPENIIGILHAKDVLRALKRAGNQTNRFNVRRVMTSPWFIPETTTLREQLSAFLEKKNHFALVVDEYGDLQGLVTLEDILEEIVGDIADEHDSAVPGVRVLESGWIEAEGTVSIRELNRTFDWALPDDDATTIAGLVVYESATIPIVGQKFRFYGCEFEVTARRRNQITGLRVRKV; from the coding sequence ATGACTGAAGACATATCAGGCCTCAGCGGCGACATCTGGATCACCGCCGGGATCATCATCGTCCTTCTGATGCTGTCGGCGCTCTTTTCAGGCTCCGAGACCGGCCTCACGGCTTCGAGCCGCGCCCGCATCCACCATCTGGCCAAGGAAGGCGACCCGCGTGCCCGCCGCGTCGAAAAGCTTCTGGAAAATCAGGAACGCCTGATCGGCGGCATCCTCCTTGGCAACAACCTTGTCAATATCAGCGCCTCGGCCCTGACCACCGGCCTGTTCCTGCAGCTGTTTGGCGACGAAGGCGTGGTTTACGCCACGCTCGTGATGACCGCCCTTGTGCTGATCTTTTCGGAAGTGCTGCCGAAATCCTATGCAATCTCGAACCCAGACACAGTCGCCCTGGCGGTTGCCCGCGTCATCGGCATAATCGTGGCGCTTTTCGCGCCGGTCGTGGCTCTTGTGCAGCGGATTGTCCGCTTCACGCTCGGCATCTTCGGGATCGATATTTCCTCCAGCCAGAGCATCCTTTCGGCTCACGATGAAATCCGCGGCACCATCGACCTGCACCATCAGGAAGGCGGCCTCGTGAAATCGGATCGCGTGATGCTCGGCTCCATCCTCGATCTCGACAATGTGGCGGTCGAGGATGTGATGGTGCACCGCCGGGCGATGCAGGTGCTGGATGTGGCCACAAGCCCCGACGAGCTCATCAACCAGGTGATGCGCAGCACCTATACCCGGCTGCCGATCTTCGAGGGCAACCCTGAAAACATCATCGGCATCCTGCACGCCAAGGACGTTCTCAGGGCCCTGAAGCGCGCAGGCAACCAGACAAACCGCTTCAATGTGCGCCGCGTGATGACAAGCCCCTGGTTCATTCCGGAAACCACGACCCTGCGCGAGCAGCTTTCGGCCTTCCTTGAAAAGAAGAACCACTTCGCGCTTGTTGTTGATGAATACGGCGATCTGCAGGGTCTTGTGACCCTTGAAGACATCCTTGAAGAAATTGTCGGCGATATCGCGGACGAGCATGATTCGGCCGTTCCAGGCGTTCGCGTGCTGGAAAGCGGCTGGATTGAAGCCGAAGGCACGGTATCGATCCGCGAGCTGAACCGTACTTTCGACTGGGCGTTGCCGGACGACGACGCCACCACAATCGCCGGTCTTGTAGTCTATGAATCCGCAACGATTCCCATCGTTGGCCAGAAATTCCGCTTCTATGGCTGCGAGTTCGAAGTCACCGCGCGGCGCCGGAACCAGATCACCGGCCTGCGCGTACGCAAGGTCTGA
- a CDS encoding helix-turn-helix transcriptional regulator, with protein MLERIGQVSDLDGLRHAAQNAVEALGMRGYYFAVSDPAKVRHMVDDRPKEWLDRYRHKGYFAFDPVYTAMLGRTRTFTWDEVYAESDLSRPAFQKLQEGREFGLTNGLVIKHNRGPHDRSAFCYYSDADRDFFHLVKAKRPSLVGVSHAIIEKYKSMMGPTATLPVLSGREIECLNWASAGKTNDEIAGILSISSSTVNSHLQKAGLKLGTHTKISAIVKAVQLGIVSPHY; from the coding sequence ATGCTTGAACGGATCGGACAGGTGTCCGATCTGGACGGCCTGAGACATGCCGCGCAAAACGCCGTCGAGGCCCTTGGCATGCGGGGCTATTATTTCGCCGTTTCCGACCCGGCAAAGGTGCGCCATATGGTCGACGACCGGCCGAAGGAATGGCTGGACCGCTACCGCCACAAGGGCTATTTCGCCTTCGATCCCGTCTATACGGCCATGCTCGGTCGCACGCGCACCTTCACTTGGGATGAGGTCTATGCCGAAAGCGATCTCAGCCGACCGGCTTTCCAGAAGCTGCAGGAAGGTCGCGAGTTCGGCCTGACGAACGGCCTTGTGATCAAGCACAATCGCGGACCGCACGACCGGTCCGCCTTCTGTTATTATTCGGATGCTGACCGCGATTTCTTTCACCTTGTGAAAGCAAAACGTCCGAGTCTTGTGGGGGTCAGCCACGCAATCATCGAGAAGTATAAAAGTATGATGGGTCCAACAGCCACACTTCCCGTCCTGTCCGGTCGCGAAATCGAATGCCTGAACTGGGCAAGCGCCGGCAAGACGAACGACGAGATCGCCGGGATCCTGTCGATCTCGTCGAGCACTGTGAATTCGCACCTGCAGAAGGCCGGGCTAAAGCTCGGCACACACACCAAGATCAGCGCAATCGTCAAGGCGGTACAACTTGGGATCGTGAGCCCGCACTATTAA
- a CDS encoding acyl-homoserine-lactone synthase gives MEVILIAPSQQHLFAAELDQAFALRHKVFNHQMGWGLPHRNGRESDVYDGHAWHLMAFDMPGRLAGYWRLTPSTHRNLTAEVFGDLFESGAAPSDPYVWELSRYAIDGDQFAGRTQTMKKLMLAMGCGLMEFAILHGITELLSVQDDHIARHTSTLLGDPEWVSETRDYGATNATCYAYAPSLERLYALRVRYNLGTPVLSQYHLTMPTLQRAAAA, from the coding sequence ATGGAAGTCATTCTCATCGCCCCGTCGCAGCAGCACCTGTTTGCTGCTGAACTCGATCAGGCCTTCGCCCTCCGTCACAAGGTTTTCAACCATCAGATGGGCTGGGGCCTCCCCCACCGCAACGGTCGCGAGAGCGACGTCTATGACGGCCATGCCTGGCACCTGATGGCCTTCGACATGCCGGGCCGCCTTGCCGGCTACTGGCGCCTGACGCCAAGCACCCACCGCAACCTGACGGCCGAGGTTTTCGGAGACCTTTTCGAAAGCGGTGCCGCCCCTTCCGATCCTTATGTGTGGGAACTTTCGCGCTATGCCATCGACGGCGACCAGTTCGCCGGGCGCACCCAGACCATGAAGAAGCTGATGCTCGCCATGGGCTGCGGCCTGATGGAGTTCGCCATCCTGCACGGCATCACCGAGCTTCTGAGCGTGCAGGACGACCATATCGCCCGCCACACCAGCACGCTTCTTGGTGACCCAGAGTGGGTATCTGAAACCCGCGACTACGGCGCCACCAACGCCACCTGCTACGCCTATGCTCCGTCACTCGAGCGGCTCTATGCGCTGCGGGTCCGCTACAATCTCGGCACGCCTGTGCTGTCCCAATATCACCTCACCATGCCGACCCTGCAGCGCGCTGCCGCTGCCTGA
- the trxA gene encoding thioredoxin, translated as MATIAVTDESFEAEVLNAGKPVLLDFWAPWCGPCKMIGPVLEEIAGERDDIVIAKMNIDENPETPTRFGVRSIPTLLIFKGGEPVATTLGAKPKAALSQWINSAI; from the coding sequence ATGGCTACCATCGCAGTTACCGACGAATCCTTTGAAGCCGAAGTCCTCAATGCCGGCAAACCTGTTCTTCTCGATTTCTGGGCGCCCTGGTGCGGCCCGTGCAAGATGATCGGCCCGGTTCTTGAAGAAATCGCTGGCGAACGCGACGATATCGTCATCGCCAAGATGAATATTGACGAGAACCCCGAAACCCCGACCCGTTTCGGTGTGCGTTCGATCCCGACGCTGCTGATCTTCAAGGGCGGCGAGCCGGTGGCAACCACGCTTGGCGCCAAGCCGAAAGCGGCGCTCAGCCAGTGGATCAACAGCGCGATCTGA